The proteins below come from a single Zea mays cultivar B73 chromosome 8, Zm-B73-REFERENCE-NAM-5.0, whole genome shotgun sequence genomic window:
- the LOC103636570 gene encoding putative glucan endo-1,3-beta-glucosidase GVI: protein MSSRAAQLHGWPVIVDSSYSFLSLVVCSVGAGGRRLLRFSLCWCWRLAAGDRWSAVAAGSVHELERSRSVHSFCAYCSCRAGVEGIGVNYGTIASNLPSPDKVIALCKAKGITDVRLFHPDTAVLAALRGSGLGVVLGTLNEDLARLASDPSFAASWVQAYVRPFAGAVRFRYVAAGNEVVPGDLASHVLPAMQNLESALRAAGLGGVRVTTAVSTSVLGTSYPPSQGAFSDAALPSMGPIASFLAPRSTPLLVNVYPYFAYSADPASVSLDYALLRSDSGGGAVVVADGGASYGNMFDAIVDAVYAALERAGARGLELVVSETGWPSGGGGAGASVGNASAYVNNVVRHVGSGRGTPRRPGKPVEAFIFAMFNENQKPEGVEQHFGMFQPDMTEVYHVDFTAASSS, encoded by the exons ATGAGTTCACGAGCTGCTCAACTCCATGGCTGGCCGGTGATCGTGGATTCCAGCTACTCGTTCCTTTCTCTCGTTGTTTGCTCGGTTGGTGCTGGAGGCCGACGCCTTCTCCGGTTCTCCCTCTGCTGGTGCTGGAGGCTGGCCGCTGGAGACCGCTGGAGCGCCGTCGCAGCCGGCAGCGTCCACGAGCTAGAGCGCAGCCGCAGCGTCCAC TCCTTCTGTGCTTACTGTTCGTGTCGTGCAGGAGTTGAAGGCATTGGCGTGAACTACGGCACGATCGCCAGCAACCTGCCATCCCCCGACAAGGTGATCGCGCTGTGCAAGGCCAAGGGCATCACCGACGTCCGGCTCTTCCACCCGGACACCGCCGTCCTGGCGGCGCTCCGAGGCTCGGGCCTGGGCGTCGTGCTCGGCACCCTGAACGAGGACCTGGCCCGCCTGGCCTCCGACCCCTCGTTCGCCGCGTCGTGGGTGCAGGCCTACGTGCGGCCCTTCGCCGGCGCCGTCCGCTTCCGCTACGTGGCCGCGGGCAACGAGGTCGTCCCGGGGGACCTCGCCTCGCACGTCCTTCCGGCCATGCAGAACCTCGAGTCCGCGCTCCGTGCCGCTGGGCTCGGCGGCGTGCGGGTCACCACCGCCGTGTCGACGTCCGTGCTGGGAACCTCGTACCCGCCGTCGCAGGGCGCCTTCTCCGACGCGGCGCTGCCGTCCATGGGGCCCATCGCGTCGTTCCTGGCGCCCAGGTCCACGCCGCTGCTCGTCAACGTGTACCCTTACTTCGCCTACTCGGCCGACCCGGCGTCGGTGTCGCTGGACTACGCGCTGCTGCGGTCCGACTCGGGCGGCGGGGCCGTCGTCGTGGCGGACGGCGGGGCGTCGTACGGCAACATGTTCGACGCCATCGTGGACGCCGTGTACGCGGCGCTGGAGAGGGCCGGCGCGCGGGGCCTGGAGCTGGTGGTCTCGGAGACCGGGTGGCCGTCGGGCGGAGGCGGCGCCGGCGCAAGCGTGGGTAACGCGTCGGCGTACGTCAACAACGTGGTGCGCCACGTCGGGAGCGGCCGCGGCACGCCGCGGCGGCCCGGGAAGCCCGTGGAGGCGTTCATCTTCGCCATGTTCAATGAGAACCAGAAGCCCGAGGGCGTGGAGCAGCACTTCGGCATGTTCCAGCCGGACATGACCGAGGTGTACCACGTCGACTTCACGGCAGCATCTTCCTCGTAG
- the LOC100193010 gene encoding uncharacterized protein LOC100193010 yields MAERRPIYREPGKPRRRPRSQGSVNLSVPMWEKKFCTDACAVPWAKLCEAKRLMTLYKSVVDWDDSAALEAFNDAKARFCAVYHGQHYDIPLPDPDMFIDIINPDEYVDLELVADLEKSRRRVPRKDDGVPDVWDSFILSDKPVPVTGWGDTDTSFTHGQQLSVNWDYQLKHSVEANHKHMSANWDYSIKRPAQIVCQQNSGKQQDQTSSQGEQTNSCISHWIMRGGSQDAWKHDSGWGPAAIQTDLWDNRQGSYEVPDSTGMPYGHWTHCRRRNDDSGRRNTRNRGGPISSKPMKSKYQTDEHNVAINGWWNCRIRNDVYYYPHGQADYTKQSHAM; encoded by the exons ATGGCGGAGAGGCGGCCGATCTACAGGGAGCCCGGCAAGCCCCGGCGGCGGCCCCGCTCTCAGG GCAGTGTAAATTTGTCAGTTCCGATGTGGGAAAAGAAATTTTGCACTGATGCTTGTGCTGTCCCCTGGGCTAAACTGTGTGAGGCCAAGAGATTGATGACTCTGTACAAAAGTGTGGTTGATTGGGATGACTCGGCTGCATTAGAAGCCTTCAACGATGCAAAGGCGCGCTTCTGCGCTGTATATCATGGTCAACATTATGATATCCCTTTGCCTGACCCGGACATGTTTATTGATATAATCAACCCAGATGAGTATGTTGATCTTGAATTGGTAGCTGATCTGGAGAAGTCACGTCGTCGCGTTCCCAGAAAAGATGATGGTGTTCCTGATGTATGGGACTCTTTTATTTTATCTGACAAGCCAGTTCCAGTTACAGGATGGGGTGACACGGATACCAGCTTCACTCACGGCCAGCAGCTCTCTGTAAATTGGGACTATCAGCTAAAACACTCAGTTGAAGCAAATCATAAACATATGTCAGCAAATTGGGATTATTCTATCAAGCGACCTGCTCAAATAGTTTGTCAGCAAAACTCAGGGAAACAGCAGGATCAAACCAGCAGCCAGGGGGAGCAGACGAATTCTTGCATTAGCCACTGGATCATGAGGGGTGGCTCCCAGGATGCTTGGAAGCATGATTCCGGCTGGGGTCCTGCAGCTATTCAGACCGATCTATGGGACAACCGTCAAGGTAGCTATGAGGTGCCTGACAGCACGGGTATGCCATATGGACACTGGACTCACTGCAGAAGGCGAAACGATGACTCGGGTAGAAGAAACACCAGGAATAGAGGAGGCCCCATTAGCTCAAAGCCAATGAAATCGAAGTATCAAACGGATGAACACAACGTTGCAATCAATGGGTGGTGGAACTGCCGAATAAGGAATGATGTGTATTATTACCCACATGGGCAGGCTGATTATACCAAGCAGTCACACGCAATGTGA
- the LOC111589923 gene encoding uncharacterized protein, with product MESGRLARPCPCLRIIVVHTRFAYPAIAPAQSPLPGHAHNLPSPLPQNPVFSAVAAHHVSSAESPPPGRHRRPHSAPAISVRFGNTGWRGFCHSKTEPNISVDPVTPSLGPFLHFFVLGLPISCMISVADLESALSATPIWKSPCQTIPTQNCSCTPIKKA from the exons ATGGAGAGTGGGCGCTTGGCGCGTCCATGCCCCTGCCTCCGTATCATTGTCGTCCACACTCGCTTCGCCTACCCAGCAATAGCGCCAGCACAATCCCCTCTGCCCGGCCATGCTCACAACCTTCCCTCGCCATTGCCCCAGAATCCCGTATTCAGCGCCGTTGCCGCACACCATGTATCGTCGGCAGAATCCCCTCCACCCGGACGCCATCGCCGACCGCATTCAGCGCCCGCCATCAGCGTCCGATTTGGAAACACAGGGTGGAGGGGATTCTGCCATTCCAAGACGGAGCCCAACATCAGCGTAGATCCAGTCACACCATCCCTAG GTCCGTTCTTACATTTTTTCGTGCTTGGTCTGCCAATTTCGTGCATGATCTCCGTCGCCGATTTGGAAAGCGCACTGTCTGCGACACCGATTTGGAAATCGCCTTGCCAAACGATTCCAACACAAAACTGTTCGTGCACGCCGATTAAAAAG GCATGA